One Flavobacterium cerinum genomic window, GCTACGTTAAAGGTGGTGGAATTGTCAAGGTGACCAAAAAATAAAACCTCGGAATTTCCGAGGTTTTATTTTTTAGAAAGTATAGTTCAATTCTTCTTCTTGTTTTGTGCTAATTATTTAGAAATTGATACGTTTGGATTTCTTAGTTTGAAATCTTTGTTGTAATAATATTATTTAGCATTTCATCAGCGATCTCCTTTGACAATTCCACATTTTCAAGGTTTCTGAGTAAATAACAACTTGATTCGTGATATGAAATATGATCAAACTTTTCAGGAGAAAAATATCTTTTAATATACAATGAATACACTCGGTATCGTTTGGTGTTTTTGATCGTTCCGTCTGGATTTATGTTTTTTTTGTTCTTTTTTGTTTTCTTTTCATTAGGAGTTGGAGCCCCCATAAAGCCAAATGAAGCTAAATTATTTTTACTCTTTATATCTAAAGCCAATAATGTCAAAGTGTTGAAAAGAAAAAAAACATGCTTATTATTGTTGTCAACTCCTAGACAGTTTTTACTTGTCGAGTCTAACAATAAATTAAATCTATAATCAGATAATCTATGGTTTTTCAAGTAAAATTGAAAAATGTATACATCTTTGTCAAGATGTAATATTTCAACGATATAATGTTGGTTTATAAACTCCGACTTAAAAGTGTGTATTTCAACATTTACATTATTAACTATCTTAGATCCTTTAGATGTGCAATTGTAGCTATTTGTCCTTATGTTATTACCCATTAAGAGATATGAGTACTGTTAGAAAGCTAGATAATCGTATTTACTAGATCTATTTTTATTAACGTCATCAATTGACAGCACACGTCCGGTATGAATAACCTTGTAATCAACATCAATCTGAGTTGTGTCCACATCAAATTTTGAAGGAACAGCCTTGTTTGTTGCTTTTGAAAGCTTAGTCAACTTGTTAAACATAGTTTTGATTCGGTTTGGTTTCAGTTTTTAATACGTTTTATATATTACGTATGTCACACAAGTTTTTTATGATTAATACGTCTTTTATCTTGCAAATGTACATTTTTTTTTTTTATCTAACTGTCTTTGCAGTTAATTTTCCCTTCTTTGCAGTTGTATCTTTACCTTTGTAAGTATTTAATAATCACGTAGCAATCTTGGTTAACGCATAGTTAATAAGGTATATGTTAGTTTTTGTTATGGCAATGGTAAAATATATTGACAAATCCGGCAATTGCAAAACTGTTTGGTTTGATGTACCTAAATTGGTTGAAAGAAATCAAAAAATTCTATTTAATTAAATCTAATAAAGAACCAATCTTGTTATTTCGGTCTTTGCATTAAACAACCTACGCAGCTTTCGGAAGCGGATTTTTAGCCAACCATTCGTTAGCTTTGGTTAGCGCTTCTGAATAATCATCAGGTAAAACCGCATCGATATCACGTAGGTATTTTTCAAGCGCAAACATTGTTGCGTGACCAGTGATCAGCATTAGTTTACTTTTTGCTTCAAACGGAGTACATAACTTAACAAATTCATAATATAGTTTTGTAATATAGGTATGTCGCCAGCTGTATAGACCATATTCGTCACCTAATCCAAATATATCTTTAACTTTCTTAAATCGTTTGCCCCAGTAACCGCGGCGGTTTGTTTCTTTTGTTGCCCAATCCAATCCGAACCCGTCAGGAGTAAATAAAAAATTGCTTGGATTTAAATTCTTTAAATCAGGCAATTCCTTCAGTAAAATATCCGGAATAATTTTTGTCTTCACTGGCTGATTTTTAGCCTTAAATCGCATTTTTTTTCCAACTAAATCTATATCCATTACTCGAAGTCTTGCAACTTCAACCGGCCGTAAAAAATTATAAGACACAAATTTTATAAAAAGATCAAGCATCTTATCATTCTGAAAAAGATAGTTTAACAAGTCTCTCTCTTGTGTTAAAGTGTAAGTTTTGTTTTTTTTAGCTGTAGATTTTAAAACCTTTATTTGGCTTACGAAATTTGTTTTTATATGTTCGTCCTCTTCTAATATGCCAAAGAAAGCAGAAATAACCGATCTTGAATTGTTCCGGTTCTTTGGTCCGGTTCTAACAAGTAAATCATTAAGAAAGTCAATCACAATCCTTTTTGAAATATCAGTGACATAAATGTTTTGATGACCGTTTTCAGATAGCCACTTGTCAAACTGATTAATTCTAATTCGATAGTCAGGATAAGAGTTTTCGCCTAAAGTTTTTTCCCATCTCTTTAATACGTACTTGAGCGCATCAGAAAAAAGAAGGCCGTTTTCTTTAGTTTCTGTTGGTTCAGGTTTTAAAACGATTGGATTTAAATTCTTTAATTCTTCTGATTTCGGGGTAAAGCCAGGTATAAGATCTTGTAAATTAGAAATAATCTTTTCAATATCTAGTTTTTCTTTATA contains:
- a CDS encoding tyrosine-type recombinase/integrase, producing MSKILEILQTAYATAYDLKQINLNYSGPKVYNANGNIKKRWYVYYSYRNPKTGKLTRQPGLYLEVNKMFKTFESRTLAFDILKKAIEKLLIAGFNPYKEKLDIEKIISNLQDLIPGFTPKSEELKNLNPIVLKPEPTETKENGLLFSDALKYVLKRWEKTLGENSYPDYRIRINQFDKWLSENGHQNIYVTDISKRIVIDFLNDLLVRTGPKNRNNSRSVISAFFGILEEDEHIKTNFVSQIKVLKSTAKKNKTYTLTQERDLLNYLFQNDKMLDLFIKFVSYNFLRPVEVARLRVMDIDLVGKKMRFKAKNQPVKTKIIPDILLKELPDLKNLNPSNFLFTPDGFGLDWATKETNRRGYWGKRFKKVKDIFGLGDEYGLYSWRHTYITKLYYEFVKLCTPFEAKSKLMLITGHATMFALEKYLRDIDAVLPDDYSEALTKANEWLAKNPLPKAA